In Leptolyngbya sp. SIO1E4, one DNA window encodes the following:
- the recQ gene encoding DNA helicase RecQ, with translation MTSAASPQFPSLEAALKHFFGYDQFRFEQRAVIENFLNRGDGLVVMPTGGGKSLCYQLPALLRLGVTVVVSPLIALMQDQVDALNNNGIAATYLNSSLDGLEVRSRTYDLLQGRIKLLYVAPERLLSEGFWPFLSQLHQQVGISGFAIDEAHCVSEWGHDFRPEYRQLHRLRRAFPQVPMMALTATATARVRQDIVQQLQLDQPQVFVATFNRANLYYEIRPKDRHTYRALLHQVKGTPGACIIYCLSRKRVDELALRLQQDGVSALPYHAGLSDQLRATNQTRFLRDDVQVIVATIAFGMGINKPDVRLVVHYDLPRTLESYYQESGRAGRDGEAAHCTFYFSYGDVSLVNYLIDQKPNEQEQNIARQQLRQVLDYAESTVCRRQIQLGYFGESFPGQCNRCDNCCHPKPVEDWTVDAQKFLSCVARCRERFGMVHIIDVLRGSQKKRVRELHHDQLSTYGIGKDRSVEEWKLLGRSLLHQGLMAETTDGFPVLKLNAASWQVLRKQISVQVAIPDALQGGSAASALSQSGETESLLERLRSLRKRLADAQGVPPYIVFTETSLRQMAQRMPRSLAAFGRISGVGSRKLEQYGQAFIDDINAFCDETGLTSEPSAPSEPVLVGNTHAITLQLYQQGHSPTEIARLRNLRQTTVIRHLAELLETGEEINLDDFVTPERQTMIRQVLGQVVSNRLSEVRDLLDRSYTYDEIRLVRGVYRREQSTLAR, from the coding sequence ATGACTTCAGCTGCATCCCCTCAGTTTCCATCTCTAGAGGCGGCCTTAAAGCACTTCTTTGGCTATGACCAATTCCGTTTTGAGCAGCGAGCTGTCATTGAGAATTTTCTGAACCGAGGTGACGGGCTTGTTGTGATGCCCACCGGTGGGGGAAAGTCTCTGTGTTATCAACTACCGGCTTTGCTACGGCTCGGGGTCACGGTTGTCGTTTCCCCATTGATTGCACTGATGCAGGATCAGGTTGATGCCCTCAATAACAACGGCATTGCAGCCACCTATTTGAATAGCAGCTTGGATGGCCTGGAGGTGCGATCGCGGACATATGATCTGCTGCAAGGGCGCATCAAATTGCTCTATGTCGCACCAGAACGGCTGCTGAGTGAGGGATTTTGGCCATTTTTGTCTCAACTGCATCAGCAGGTTGGCATTTCTGGCTTTGCGATCGATGAAGCCCACTGTGTGTCTGAGTGGGGGCACGACTTCCGGCCAGAATATCGTCAACTACATCGCCTCCGCAGGGCTTTTCCCCAAGTGCCTATGATGGCATTGACCGCTACGGCAACGGCCCGTGTGCGGCAAGACATTGTTCAGCAGCTCCAGCTGGATCAGCCCCAGGTTTTTGTCGCTACCTTTAACCGAGCAAATCTTTACTACGAAATCCGCCCTAAAGATCGGCACACCTATCGAGCCCTGCTGCATCAGGTAAAGGGAACTCCAGGCGCCTGTATTATTTACTGCCTTAGTCGTAAACGAGTCGATGAATTGGCGTTAAGGCTGCAGCAGGATGGGGTCTCTGCCTTGCCGTATCATGCTGGCTTGTCTGATCAGCTCCGGGCTACCAACCAAACCCGGTTTCTTCGTGACGATGTGCAGGTCATCGTTGCGACGATTGCCTTTGGAATGGGTATCAATAAGCCCGATGTGCGTCTTGTGGTGCACTATGATTTACCCCGAACCTTAGAGAGCTACTACCAGGAATCGGGGCGTGCTGGTCGAGATGGAGAAGCTGCCCACTGCACCTTTTATTTCAGCTATGGAGATGTCTCCCTAGTTAATTACCTAATTGATCAAAAGCCGAACGAGCAAGAACAAAATATCGCTCGTCAACAGCTTCGACAGGTGCTAGATTACGCCGAAAGTACTGTCTGCCGACGGCAGATACAACTCGGCTATTTTGGGGAGTCTTTTCCGGGCCAATGCAATCGTTGTGACAATTGCTGTCATCCCAAACCGGTCGAAGACTGGACGGTTGACGCCCAAAAATTTCTTTCCTGCGTGGCCCGTTGCCGAGAACGATTTGGCATGGTGCACATCATTGATGTGTTGCGCGGCTCTCAAAAAAAACGTGTGCGAGAGTTGCACCACGATCAACTCTCGACCTATGGCATTGGCAAAGACCGCAGCGTTGAAGAATGGAAGTTGCTGGGTCGTTCCCTACTACATCAAGGGCTGATGGCCGAGACAACGGATGGATTTCCTGTACTGAAATTGAATGCGGCGAGCTGGCAGGTGTTGCGCAAACAAATTTCGGTGCAGGTGGCTATTCCCGACGCTTTACAAGGAGGCTCGGCTGCATCTGCACTGAGTCAGTCTGGGGAAACAGAGAGTCTCTTGGAAAGGTTGCGATCTCTCCGCAAACGTCTCGCAGACGCACAGGGTGTGCCTCCCTACATTGTCTTTACAGAAACCAGCCTGCGTCAAATGGCTCAGCGGATGCCGCGATCTCTGGCTGCATTCGGTCGCATTTCTGGGGTTGGTAGCCGCAAACTTGAACAATACGGTCAGGCCTTTATCGATGACATTAATGCTTTCTGCGATGAGACGGGCCTGACTTCAGAGCCGTCTGCCCCTAGCGAGCCTGTGCTGGTTGGCAACACCCATGCCATTACCCTGCAGCTATATCAGCAGGGGCATTCCCCTACCGAGATTGCCCGTCTGCGGAATTTACGTCAAACCACCGTCATTCGTCATCTTGCTGAACTCCTGGAAACTGGTGAAGAGATTAACTTAGACGACTTTGTCACTCCAGAACGGCAAACGATGATTCGGCAAGTTTTGGGGCAGGTTGTGAGCAACCGGCTAAGTGAAGTGCGCGATCTTCTGGATCGCAGCTATACCTATGACGAAATTCGACTCGTGCGAGGCGTTTACCGTCGAGAGCAATCAACGCTGGCCAGATAA
- a CDS encoding EAL domain-containing protein — MPSIDLTVAIPTYNGSKRLPAVLEQLKNQIDTAALSWEVIVADNNSRDDTAAVVKQYQQQWPSGTALRYTFVPEQGAAFARQRAVEIAWGRVVAFLDDDNIPAVDWVINVHRFAQANPQAGAFGSQIHGDFESPLPEEMKSMACFLAIVERGHKPHLYEPRKKILPPGAGLAVQRQAWLKHVPKRLFLNHKGKKAGLASEDLEAILHIQKAGWEIWYNPDMVVYHRIPNSRLQESYLRSLLRCVGLSRFYIRMLGTREWQRPLLVPAYIANDIRRLALHYIKEGQRSEQLSLSSSCAREYLQSTIASPFFLLKKAFQSQVDTRVEQLRFPKKDFYLSSLTQTFEQGSFHLYCQPVMGVTNHLQTPFQKELLVRLPLTMPAESFQEFWAFAEHHHLAGTIDRWVISKVFHDLKIDASEAERLSVSSQYSINLSQNSVLDPDLPNFIDSKLIQQELPAQKICFEIRTDVALAHPKAALRLTNALREMGCSITLDSFGTRRISPHRISQLPVDFIKVNPRLLDTNRGFKAYANQFQDFLRSNKSEATLIAKGIESVRLLENARHLGISYAQGYQLSRPQIWSVKPASVDTSVG, encoded by the coding sequence ATGCCCTCCATTGATTTAACAGTTGCAATACCTACCTATAACGGGAGCAAGCGACTGCCTGCTGTACTAGAACAGCTAAAAAACCAGATTGATACAGCCGCCCTTTCTTGGGAAGTGATTGTTGCCGACAACAATAGCCGAGATGATACTGCAGCAGTCGTCAAACAGTATCAGCAACAGTGGCCTAGTGGTACCGCTTTGCGCTACACCTTTGTCCCAGAACAAGGAGCAGCTTTCGCGCGGCAACGCGCTGTGGAAATCGCTTGGGGCCGGGTTGTCGCCTTTTTAGATGATGACAACATTCCCGCCGTTGATTGGGTCATCAATGTTCATCGCTTTGCTCAGGCAAACCCTCAAGCGGGTGCCTTTGGCAGCCAGATCCACGGGGATTTTGAAAGCCCTTTGCCTGAAGAGATGAAGTCTATGGCCTGTTTTTTGGCCATTGTAGAGCGAGGCCATAAACCTCACCTCTACGAACCTCGCAAAAAAATATTACCGCCTGGGGCAGGGTTGGCAGTACAACGCCAAGCTTGGTTAAAGCACGTTCCGAAGCGTTTATTTCTGAATCACAAGGGTAAAAAAGCAGGGCTGGCCAGCGAAGATTTAGAAGCCATTCTGCATATCCAGAAGGCTGGATGGGAGATTTGGTACAACCCAGATATGGTGGTTTACCACCGTATTCCCAATTCTCGCCTGCAGGAAAGTTATTTGCGCTCTCTACTTCGTTGTGTAGGTCTTAGCCGCTTCTACATCCGTATGCTAGGAACGAGAGAGTGGCAGCGTCCCCTACTCGTCCCTGCCTATATTGCTAACGATATCCGGCGATTAGCGCTGCACTATATCAAGGAGGGACAACGGTCGGAACAGCTGAGTCTTTCGAGCAGTTGTGCCCGAGAATATCTTCAGAGCACCATAGCTAGCCCATTTTTCTTGTTGAAAAAGGCATTTCAGTCGCAGGTAGATACCCGTGTTGAACAGCTTCGCTTTCCTAAAAAAGACTTCTACTTAAGCAGCTTAACGCAGACCTTTGAACAGGGGAGCTTTCATCTGTATTGTCAACCTGTCATGGGGGTAACCAATCATCTTCAAACCCCCTTTCAAAAAGAGTTACTAGTCCGATTACCGCTCACAATGCCTGCTGAGTCTTTTCAGGAATTCTGGGCTTTTGCAGAGCATCACCATCTTGCTGGAACCATTGATCGCTGGGTAATTTCAAAGGTATTTCATGATCTGAAGATAGATGCCTCTGAGGCAGAGCGTCTATCTGTGAGTTCACAATATTCTATTAACCTTTCCCAGAACAGCGTCCTTGATCCGGATTTGCCTAACTTCATTGACAGCAAGTTAATTCAGCAGGAACTTCCTGCGCAAAAAATCTGCTTTGAGATTCGTACAGATGTTGCGCTAGCTCATCCTAAAGCAGCCCTAAGATTAACAAATGCGCTTCGAGAGATGGGGTGCTCTATTACACTAGATAGTTTTGGGACACGGCGAATTTCTCCTCATCGGATTAGTCAACTACCCGTTGATTTTATTAAGGTTAATCCTCGCCTTTTGGACACAAATCGAGGGTTCAAGGCTTATGCTAATCAGTTTCAAGATTTCTTGAGATCTAATAAATCAGAAGCAACTTTGATTGCCAAGGGTATTGAGAGCGTTAGGCTCCTTGAAAATGCACGTCACCTGGGGATTAGTTACGCCCAGGGATATCAGTTATCTAGACCACAAATTTGGTCTGTCAAACCGGCATCTGTAGATACGTCAGTAGGCTAA
- a CDS encoding alkaline phosphatase family protein, translating into MRPQVIAIGLDAGDPILIDKWVDQGKLPILQSLREKGAHGSLDNMGYYKAETPWTSFLTGCLPQKTGYWSPFKFQEGSYEVEELQAYDFQEYPPFYALGSEYRVAAFDIPQSHLAPNANGLQVLAWGAHSPQTPSHSLPETALDEINRSYGKHPALHKDHGDWWDEDYLKRLYKSLHKGLDKRVKICHQLLEQERWDLFLTIFGETHSAGHDFWYLSDPTHPLYSHRPSTFGNSDPLLDVFQATDRAIGNILEKAPKDSYVAVFAAHGSGNNTTDVSSMLLLPEFLYRLNFPGEIQLAPGKKQLPGLLTNPKRKTWTGEIWQTKYDKNPVKRLLRKQLPSKWHRYLDQTFGTDAHELRSPEQLRADGHSLFWQPSLWYKDFWPQMKAFALPSFSEGYIRINLSGREPNGIVDPQDYAAVCEELIQELHQIINPRTGRPVIKKVVKTRQSPFERDAKLPDADLVVVWDEEPTDVVDHPKCGRIGPVPYRRTGSHRGRGFLTLTGPDIAPGSQLRKGHGVDLAPTLLHLMGAPIPDYCDGVSLLESAQVQAQYA; encoded by the coding sequence ATGAGACCTCAAGTTATTGCGATTGGTTTAGACGCTGGTGATCCTATCCTGATTGATAAATGGGTTGATCAAGGCAAACTACCCATTCTTCAAAGCTTGAGAGAGAAGGGTGCCCATGGTTCTTTAGACAACATGGGATATTACAAAGCTGAGACTCCCTGGACAAGCTTTCTAACGGGCTGTTTACCTCAGAAAACAGGCTACTGGTCACCTTTCAAATTCCAAGAGGGTTCTTACGAAGTTGAAGAACTTCAAGCCTATGACTTCCAGGAATATCCTCCCTTTTATGCATTAGGGTCTGAGTATAGGGTGGCGGCTTTTGATATTCCACAATCTCATCTAGCACCTAACGCTAATGGCCTACAGGTGTTAGCTTGGGGTGCTCACTCGCCTCAGACACCCAGTCATTCTCTTCCAGAAACGGCCCTGGATGAAATCAATCGAAGCTACGGCAAACATCCAGCACTCCATAAAGATCACGGTGACTGGTGGGATGAGGATTACCTAAAACGTCTCTACAAGTCCTTACATAAGGGCTTAGACAAGCGGGTCAAAATTTGTCACCAGCTCTTAGAGCAAGAGCGTTGGGATTTATTTCTGACGATCTTCGGTGAAACACACTCTGCAGGACATGACTTTTGGTATCTCAGTGATCCAACCCATCCTCTTTACTCCCATCGACCCTCTACCTTTGGAAACTCAGATCCTCTACTAGATGTCTTCCAGGCCACGGATCGAGCCATCGGAAACATCTTAGAAAAGGCTCCTAAAGACAGTTACGTTGCCGTTTTTGCTGCACATGGAAGTGGTAATAACACAACGGATGTCTCTAGCATGCTGCTGCTACCAGAGTTCTTATACCGGCTTAATTTTCCTGGAGAGATTCAGCTCGCTCCAGGGAAGAAACAGCTACCCGGTTTGCTCACTAACCCTAAGAGAAAAACATGGACGGGTGAAATTTGGCAGACTAAATACGATAAGAATCCTGTCAAGCGGCTTCTACGTAAGCAGCTCCCCTCTAAGTGGCATCGATATTTAGACCAGACTTTCGGAACCGATGCCCATGAATTACGCTCGCCTGAGCAGCTAAGAGCAGATGGCCATTCTCTATTTTGGCAACCTTCACTCTGGTACAAAGACTTTTGGCCTCAAATGAAAGCCTTTGCCCTGCCGAGTTTTTCAGAAGGGTACATCCGGATTAATTTATCTGGTCGCGAGCCGAATGGCATCGTTGATCCTCAGGACTATGCTGCTGTCTGTGAGGAGTTAATCCAAGAACTTCATCAAATTATCAATCCTAGAACAGGGCGTCCTGTGATCAAAAAGGTGGTCAAAACGCGTCAGTCTCCGTTTGAACGCGATGCTAAGCTGCCTGACGCAGACTTAGTTGTTGTTTGGGATGAAGAGCCGACTGACGTTGTGGATCATCCTAAGTGCGGGCGAATTGGCCCGGTGCCTTATCGTCGAACAGGCAGTCACCGTGGCAGAGGTTTCCTCACTCTGACAGGTCCTGATATTGCGCCTGGTAGCCAGTTACGCAAGGGACATGGTGTTGATTTGGCACCAACATTGCTGCATTTGATGGGAGCACCTATTCCTGATTATTGTGATGGGGTTTCTTTACTAGAGTCTGCACAAGTACAAGCTCAATATGCATAA
- a CDS encoding glycosyltransferase family 2 protein, whose product MVDFTVAIPTYNGAARLPKVLECLRSQKETENFQWEVLVVDNNSHDETANVVRQYQESWPSQTPLKYCFEGKQGLAHARQCAIDNARGELIGFVDDDVLPAQDWVSSAYGFSLKHPEIGAYGGQIHPAFESSPPENFKRIQSFLAIRERGDNPHRYRPELLNMPPGAALVVRKRAWQTSVPKELRLIGRVNGTMLSGEDFEALLHMHHQGWEIWYNPTMHSHHQLPAHRLDKPYLLKLAQGCGLCVCYLRLMHSHPLSKPIIVIKIILGGLKRTIQHWWKYRHQIPTDPVLACEFKFFMSTWLSPLFWLSQIFQRRKAQSADA is encoded by the coding sequence ATGGTTGACTTTACTGTAGCAATTCCCACCTATAATGGAGCCGCCAGGCTACCCAAGGTTTTGGAATGCTTGCGCTCACAAAAAGAGACTGAAAATTTCCAATGGGAAGTTTTAGTCGTAGACAACAATAGCCATGACGAGACGGCCAATGTGGTACGTCAATATCAGGAAAGTTGGCCCTCACAGACACCTCTGAAGTACTGTTTTGAGGGTAAGCAAGGGCTGGCCCATGCTAGGCAATGTGCGATTGACAATGCCCGTGGAGAACTAATCGGATTTGTGGACGACGATGTCCTGCCTGCCCAAGACTGGGTGTCATCGGCTTATGGCTTCAGCCTTAAGCACCCTGAAATAGGCGCCTATGGAGGACAAATTCATCCCGCTTTTGAGAGTTCCCCTCCAGAGAACTTCAAACGCATTCAATCTTTCCTCGCAATTCGAGAGCGAGGAGACAACCCCCACCGTTACCGCCCAGAGCTTTTGAATATGCCCCCTGGGGCTGCTCTTGTTGTTCGTAAAAGGGCTTGGCAAACAAGTGTCCCCAAGGAACTCCGTCTCATTGGACGTGTCAATGGGACGATGCTTTCTGGTGAAGACTTTGAAGCCTTGCTCCATATGCACCATCAAGGCTGGGAAATTTGGTACAACCCCACCATGCATAGCCATCATCAGCTGCCAGCCCATCGTCTAGATAAGCCTTATCTCTTGAAACTAGCTCAGGGGTGTGGTCTGTGTGTTTGCTACTTAAGACTCATGCATTCCCACCCTTTAAGCAAGCCAATTATTGTTATCAAGATCATTTTAGGGGGCTTGAAAAGGACGATTCAGCACTGGTGGAAATATAGACATCAGATCCCAACAGATCCTGTACTGGCTTGCGAATTCAAGTTTTTCATGAGTACCTGGCTGAGTCCTTTATTTTGGTTGAGCCAGATATTTCAAAGACGTAAAGCCCAATCTGCGGATGCTTGA
- a CDS encoding tetratricopeptide repeat protein produces MRSNAQFWSDKGHVLLDQGEYEAALHCFCQAVQEVPTADDYVSQAVSLIHLERPKDALQACDCALSLTSGHARAWLFRGVALHRLGRFHEAYECYDLAAGQQPTQQQRSLWERLKAWFTPSKPLAKGVLKRSRSSHLRVH; encoded by the coding sequence TTGCGTTCAAATGCTCAGTTCTGGTCTGATAAAGGCCATGTCTTGCTTGATCAGGGTGAATATGAAGCGGCGTTACACTGCTTTTGTCAGGCTGTCCAAGAGGTTCCAACTGCGGATGACTATGTGTCACAGGCAGTCAGTTTGATTCATCTAGAAAGGCCCAAAGATGCTTTACAAGCTTGCGATTGTGCGCTTTCGTTAACCTCTGGACATGCAAGAGCTTGGCTGTTTCGTGGCGTTGCGCTGCATCGGTTAGGGCGCTTTCATGAAGCCTATGAGTGTTATGACTTGGCGGCAGGCCAGCAGCCTACTCAGCAACAGCGGTCTCTGTGGGAGCGTTTGAAGGCCTGGTTTACCCCCTCAAAACCCTTGGCGAAAGGTGTACTGAAGAGAAGTCGCTCTTCGCATCTGCGGGTACACTGA